GGAGCGATGACCGTTTCTGTTTTTACAGGTTCGTTGATGGCTGTAATGGGTTGGTTGCCTAACGAAAATGGGTACTTTTATGTCGGAATCGTGTTTGCCATTTTAGCCGCCCTTTTGTTTGTTTTTTGCTTCCAAAACACCTTTGAATTACCTCCAAAACCAAGCGCACAAGGCGTTTCCTTCAAAGATACACTTCAAATGTTGCAGCACAATCGTCCCTTTTGGCAAATCTGTGCCTTCATTATGTTTGGCATGGCAGGTGTGGTGATTTTCTATCAATCTTTGAGTTATTACTTCAAATATAACCTACAAAATGAAGCAGCTTTGGGGCAAGGAATGATGTATTTATTTACTTGTTTGATGCTTTCACTACCCGTTTGGCTGCAGTTGAGCGCGAAAATAGGCAAGCGCAATACTTTGTTGGCGGGTTGTGCCGTGATTCTTTTGGGCAGCCTTACTTTTTACTTCAATCCTTGGGCGCAGCAGCAAGTTTATTGGGCCTACGTTCACATGGCAATCATTGGTACGGGTATTGGCTGTGCAGCTTTTTCTTTTTGGGCGATGTTGCCCGATACAGTGGAATATGGGGAGTGGAAAAGTGGGATTCGTGCCGAAGCGATTTTATTTGGCTTGGGTTTGTTCTTTTTGAAGTTGTCGCTCGGATTGGGTTCGTTTATCTTGGGTTTACTATTGGAGGGTATTGGTTATGCGCCAAATGTGGACCAATCTGTTGAGGCTTTGCAG
The Chitinophagales bacterium genome window above contains:
- a CDS encoding MFS transporter, with the translated sequence MKTTKQLSFRNYLGFGLGDYAFNLYFQGATLFLLYFYTDILGIEAATAGTIFLIATIWDAVTDPLMGYFAGKTRTRWGRYRPYLLLAPIPLGLSYMFMFYQVAYTGTALILWAIALQILFRTFFTLGNIPYSSLSSEMTFNSQARSKLAAYRMFLGYAGAMTVSVFTGSLMAVMGWLPNENGYFYVGIVFAILAALLFVFCFQNTFELPPKPSAQGVSFKDTLQMLQHNRPFWQICAFIMFGMAGVVIFYQSLSYYFKYNLQNEAALGQGMMYLFTCLMLSLPVWLQLSAKIGKRNTLLAGCAVILLGSLTFYFNPWAQQQVYWAYVHMAIIGTGIGCAAFSFWAMLPDTVEYGEWKSGIRAEAILFGLGLFFLKLSLGLGSFILGLLLEGIGYAPNVDQSVEALQGIHAIATLGIAVSGVGIVLVMWFYPLTKEVYEGILEELNTEAE